One Prevotella intermedia ATCC 25611 = DSM 20706 DNA window includes the following coding sequences:
- the uvrB gene encoding excinuclease ABC subunit UvrB: protein MDFKLTSKYKPTGDQPEAIKELTEGLERGDKSQVLLGVTGSGKTFTMANVIANVNKPTLILSHNKTLAAQLFEEMKGFFPQNAVEYYVSYYDYYQPEAYMPSTDTYIEKDLAINDEIDKLRLSAVSSLLSGRKDVIVVSSVSCIYGMGGPVAMKDNVIRIKKGQILDRNIFLRQLVNALYVRNDIDLQRGNFRVKGDTVDIAMAYSDNILRVTWWDDEIDAIEEVDSVSYHRLGTFEEYEVYPANLFVTSKEQTENAIRQIQDDLTIQIDFFNEIGDSIKAQRIKERVEYDIEMIKELGHCSGIENYSRYFDGREAGQRPYCLLDFFPEDNLIIIDESHVSVPQISAMYGGDRARKKNLVEFGFRLPAAFDNRPLRFEEFHSLIKQIIYVSATPANFELEEAEGVVVEQLIRPTGLLDPEIEVRPSENQIDNLMEEILIRAEKEERILVTTLTKRMAEELTEYLLNHEVRAAYIHSNVASLDRIKIINDLRSGIYDVLVGVNLLREGLDLPEVSLVAILDADKEGFLRSHRSLTQTAGRAARNVNGKVIMYADTITESMQRTIEETLRRREKQLKYNELHHITPTQIRRSIKEILPVGDTSMTPNVTIDKKKSQTYNIPQEGTAMVADPIVMKMTRKQLEKSIQNTTALMKEAAKNLDFLQAAQYRDEILRLQAELEQKTV, encoded by the coding sequence ATGGACTTTAAACTGACATCAAAATACAAGCCCACTGGCGACCAACCAGAGGCAATTAAGGAATTAACAGAGGGATTGGAACGTGGCGATAAAAGTCAAGTTCTGTTAGGCGTAACAGGTTCGGGCAAGACTTTCACAATGGCAAATGTCATCGCCAACGTAAACAAACCTACTTTAATTCTATCGCACAACAAAACTTTGGCTGCCCAACTCTTCGAGGAAATGAAAGGCTTTTTCCCTCAAAATGCGGTGGAGTACTATGTTTCGTACTACGATTATTATCAGCCAGAGGCTTACATGCCTTCAACCGACACCTATATAGAGAAAGATTTGGCAATCAACGATGAGATTGACAAACTCCGTCTTTCAGCAGTTTCTTCGCTATTGTCGGGCAGAAAAGATGTAATTGTGGTCTCATCGGTATCCTGTATTTATGGTATGGGCGGTCCTGTCGCCATGAAAGACAATGTAATAAGGATAAAGAAAGGGCAAATACTCGACCGTAACATCTTTTTAAGACAACTCGTAAATGCTCTATACGTTAGAAATGATATTGATTTGCAGCGTGGCAATTTCCGTGTAAAGGGAGATACGGTTGATATAGCAATGGCTTACAGCGACAATATATTAAGAGTTACGTGGTGGGACGATGAAATAGATGCCATAGAAGAGGTGGATTCTGTTTCTTATCACCGTTTAGGCACATTTGAAGAATACGAGGTTTACCCAGCCAATCTTTTTGTTACATCAAAGGAGCAAACCGAAAATGCTATCCGACAAATTCAAGACGACCTGACAATACAAATTGATTTCTTTAATGAAATAGGGGATAGTATTAAAGCTCAACGCATTAAGGAACGTGTAGAGTACGATATAGAAATGATAAAGGAGTTAGGTCACTGCTCAGGAATTGAGAACTATTCTCGCTATTTCGATGGCAGAGAAGCTGGCCAACGTCCTTATTGTCTCTTGGATTTTTTCCCCGAAGACAACCTTATTATAATTGATGAGAGCCACGTAAGCGTTCCTCAAATCTCGGCTATGTATGGTGGCGACAGGGCAAGAAAGAAGAATCTCGTAGAGTTTGGTTTCCGTTTACCTGCGGCATTCGACAACCGTCCGCTAAGGTTTGAAGAGTTTCATAGCCTCATCAAGCAAATTATTTATGTATCGGCAACCCCTGCAAACTTTGAATTAGAAGAAGCTGAAGGCGTCGTGGTAGAGCAACTTATACGCCCAACAGGCTTGCTCGACCCCGAAATAGAAGTTCGTCCATCAGAAAATCAAATTGATAACTTAATGGAAGAAATTCTGATAAGGGCGGAAAAAGAGGAACGTATTCTTGTTACGACACTCACGAAACGAATGGCAGAAGAACTAACTGAGTATCTTTTAAATCACGAAGTAAGAGCTGCCTATATACACAGCAACGTCGCAAGTTTGGATAGAATAAAAATTATAAACGACTTACGCAGTGGAATTTATGACGTTCTTGTTGGAGTAAACCTTTTACGTGAAGGCTTAGACTTACCAGAGGTTTCGTTGGTAGCAATACTCGATGCCGACAAAGAAGGTTTTCTTCGTAGCCATAGAAGTCTTACACAGACCGCAGGCAGGGCTGCACGTAATGTAAATGGAAAGGTTATTATGTATGCCGACACCATTACAGAAAGTATGCAAAGAACTATTGAAGAAACATTACGCAGGCGTGAAAAGCAATTAAAATATAACGAATTACACCATATCACGCCAACTCAAATCAGACGTTCTATAAAAGAAATACTACCTGTGGGCGATACTTCTATGACACCAAACGTTACGATTGACAAGAAGAAATCGCAAACATACAACATACCGCAAGAAGGAACTGCAATGGTGGCTGACCCTATTGTTATGAAAATGACAAGAAAACAGCTTGAAAAGAGTATTCAGAATACAACAGCACTGATGAAAGAAGCTGCCAAGAACCTCGACTTCTTGCAAGCTGCACAGTATCGTGATGAAATATTGCGCTTACAAGCAGAGTTGGAGCAAAAAACGGTTTAA
- a CDS encoding outer membrane protein assembly factor BamD, giving the protein MKKNILITFILSLLLTSCAQEYNQVYKSTDHTYKYEYAKECFAKGKYSFAVPLLQDLVTIQKGTDNAQECLYMLAMAEYGLRDYQAASEAFKKYYQTYPNGEYAEMASFYIGQSLYEGTPEPRLDQTPTVAAIAAFQDYLDLYPNGKMKGTAQQRLFALQDKLIRKEYLNAKLYYNLGSYFGNCGNDGGNNYEACIITAQNALNDFPYSSLREDFAILVMKGKYELAQMSVEEKKVQRYQDAEDECYGFINEYPDSKERSTAEKYIEKCKQFTAKAK; this is encoded by the coding sequence ATGAAGAAGAATATTCTCATTACATTTATTCTGTCGCTTCTTCTCACAAGTTGCGCACAAGAATACAACCAAGTGTATAAAAGTACAGACCATACATACAAGTATGAGTACGCAAAGGAGTGTTTCGCAAAAGGGAAATACAGTTTTGCAGTGCCCCTGCTTCAGGATTTAGTAACTATTCAAAAAGGTACTGACAATGCGCAAGAGTGCCTCTATATGCTTGCAATGGCAGAATATGGGTTGCGCGATTACCAAGCTGCTTCAGAAGCCTTTAAGAAGTATTATCAAACCTATCCGAATGGAGAGTATGCAGAAATGGCTTCTTTCTATATTGGACAGAGTTTGTATGAGGGAACTCCAGAGCCTCGCTTAGACCAGACTCCAACCGTTGCAGCAATCGCAGCATTCCAAGATTACTTGGATTTATACCCAAATGGAAAGATGAAAGGAACTGCACAGCAACGATTGTTTGCTTTGCAAGACAAGCTTATTCGTAAGGAATACTTAAATGCAAAGTTGTATTACAATCTCGGTTCTTACTTTGGCAATTGCGGAAACGATGGCGGTAACAACTATGAAGCATGCATTATTACAGCTCAAAATGCTTTGAACGACTTCCCCTATTCTTCGCTTCGAGAAGATTTTGCCATTCTTGTAATGAAAGGTAAATACGAGTTGGCGCAGATGAGTGTTGAAGAAAAGAAAGTGCAACGCTATCAGGACGCAGAAGATGAATGCTACGGCTTTATAAACGAATATCCTGATTCTAAGGAACGTTCAACTGCCGAAAAGTATATAGAGAAGTGTAAGCAATTTACTGCAAAAGCAAAATAG
- a CDS encoding DNA-directed RNA polymerase subunit omega, translating to MDYKKSKAPVNTVTRDVVELWNETDNVYESVAIIAKRANQISVEIKQDLSKKLAEFASYSDSLEEVFENREQIEISRYYEKLPKPTLLATQEFLDGNVYWRDPSKDGLENEETQI from the coding sequence ATGGATTACAAGAAATCAAAAGCACCTGTAAACACAGTAACTCGTGATGTGGTAGAACTTTGGAACGAAACAGACAACGTTTATGAAAGTGTTGCCATCATTGCAAAGCGTGCTAATCAAATTTCAGTTGAAATCAAACAAGACCTCAGTAAGAAACTTGCGGAGTTTGCTTCGTATAGCGATTCTTTAGAAGAAGTGTTTGAAAATCGTGAGCAAATAGAGATTAGTCGTTACTACGAGAAACTTCCAAAGCCAACACTGTTGGCTACTCAAGAGTTTTTGGACGGTAATGTTTATTGGCGCGACCCATCGAAAGATGGCTTAGAGAACGAAGAAACTCAAATATGA
- a CDS encoding DUF4293 domain-containing protein — MIQRKQTIFLFLSFIVLAICLCMPIGLLEPSGMGISSKMTNLWIVDGNGVKDFKVWPLFATLLITLPLHLFVIFDYKNRKRQILFCSITIFLVIAWHLAYLLISQFMMGELKLHFEYGACLPFVSLILLILARNAIKSDEALVRAADRIR; from the coding sequence ATGATACAAAGAAAGCAAACTATCTTCTTGTTCTTATCGTTCATAGTTCTTGCCATTTGCCTTTGTATGCCTATTGGTTTGTTAGAGCCAAGCGGCATGGGAATATCAAGTAAGATGACAAACTTATGGATAGTAGACGGAAATGGAGTGAAAGACTTTAAGGTGTGGCCCTTGTTCGCTACTCTGTTGATAACACTTCCACTGCATTTGTTTGTTATATTTGATTATAAGAATAGGAAACGCCAAATACTTTTTTGCAGCATTACAATATTCCTTGTAATAGCTTGGCATCTTGCCTATTTGCTTATAAGTCAATTTATGATGGGCGAACTGAAGCTTCATTTTGAATATGGAGCGTGCCTACCATTCGTTTCGCTGATATTGTTGATATTAGCAAGAAATGCAATCAAGTCCGACGAAGCACTTGTACGTGCAGCAGATAGAATAAGATAA
- a CDS encoding FHA domain-containing protein: MKRVRCPKCKNFITFDETKYSVGQRLAFVCPNCNKQFGIRLGVSAAKRAQKVENAPQETSEEVLDYGSLHVIENVFHYKQILPLKLGENVIGRYMKGNPINCPIETDDPSMDMTHCTINVSKNAKGKLEYVLKDGPSYTGTFVDNEILADNERRNIFDGTLFTIGATSIILYAGKE, encoded by the coding sequence ATGAAAAGAGTACGCTGCCCCAAGTGTAAAAACTTTATTACTTTTGATGAAACGAAATATTCAGTAGGCCAAAGACTTGCTTTTGTATGCCCCAATTGTAATAAGCAGTTTGGAATCAGATTGGGAGTATCTGCTGCTAAGCGTGCTCAGAAAGTAGAAAACGCTCCACAAGAAACAAGCGAAGAAGTTCTCGATTATGGTTCATTGCATGTAATAGAAAATGTTTTTCATTACAAGCAGATTTTGCCATTGAAGTTAGGAGAAAACGTCATAGGACGTTATATGAAAGGAAACCCCATAAACTGTCCTATTGAAACCGACGACCCAAGCATGGATATGACGCATTGTACCATCAATGTATCGAAAAATGCAAAAGGAAAGTTGGAATATGTATTGAAAGACGGCCCTTCTTATACAGGTACATTTGTCGATAACGAAATTCTTGCAGACAATGAACGCCGTAACATCTTTGACGGAACGCTTTTCACGATAGGTGCCACAAGCATTATCCTCTATGCAGGAAAGGAATAA